A stretch of DNA from Methylomicrobium lacus LW14:
CGTTCTAATTTTGGTTCGAATAATTGAAACAAAATCACAACCCGTTAGCCTGGCAATAGCAGAGTCTACTAATAGTCAGACACCAATAAAAGGTAGGGATTTACGCTCAAATGATGATATACAAAAAAAGCTCGAAGAGGCATTCGAAGGGATGGGTTTTTTTTACGAAAGGAAGCAGAGTCAGCATTCTGATAAACCTAAGTCACTACGAATTGATGCCTTAACAGCAGGTCAATCACATTTAGCATATGGGCTAGAATTGCCGGAGGTAGCGAAAAAGGACAGGGGTAGAATATTCTCAGATTTGTATGATCAGGTCTTTACTGATGAATTGCTTGCTGATGAATTGCTATGTTCCTTAAAAATATTAAACTCAATCGAGTCCTTTAAAAAGAGTTTGCAATCAGACATTAGAAAGCAGGGGCCTTTCAATGCCGATCACCTTTTTCTAATCGATGGCGCTTATCATGTACTTTTTGCTGTTGCACAAATATGTGATGCAAGGTTAATTAATCGACTGAATGAGGACGATGCAATTAAGTTAATACCTGAAGCGATAGAATATATAGCTAAATTAGTAAAGGCAACACAGGAAAAAGAAGATTCGTTTTCCTTTAACCGATATTTTAAAGACGCCAAAACCAAAACAAAAATTGCCTCTTATATACAGAGTCAAGAAAAAAATGAATGCAAATCGGATTCACCTTAGCTTACTGTCGCAATCTCCCATAGCTAAGTAGCTACGCCAGGTTGTTATTAACTAATTCACGGTTTTTTGATGCTTTTTTTGCTGCGGAGGGTATTGCAAAGTATTGATTTAATTTATTTTTAATGGCGGGTTTGACATTTTTAATCAGTTAGCCTTTTTACAGATCAAATAAAAAAGGCCGGACAGCAAAGCTGCCCGGCCTTTTTTGTGTCTAACCCGGTGTTGTCCGGATTATTTCGCTTTTTTGCGTTCCAAGGCTTCCTTGATTACTTCGTCAGCCACGTTTTTCGGGCATGGCAGGTAGTGAGAGAATTCCATCGAGAACTGGCCGCGGCCGGAAGTCATCGTGCGCAAGTCGCCGATGTAGCCGAACATTTCGCTCAGCGGTACATCCGCCTTGATCCGAACGCCGGTGACGCCTGGATCTTGCGATTTGATCATGCCGCGGCGGCGGTTCAAGTCGCCGATTACGTCACCGACATGGTCTTCCGGTGTGAACGCGTCAACCTTCATGATCGGTTCGATCAATTGCGGTGCAGCCTTTGGAATCGATTGACGGAACGCGGCTTTCGCGGCGATTTCGAACGCAATCGATGAAGAGTCAACCGCGTGGAAGCCGCCGTCCAGCAGGGTAACTTTGAAGTCCAAGCACGGATAGCCTGCCAAGACACCTTGACCCAGCATGCTCTTGAAGCCTTTTTCGACCGCCGGCCAGTATTCGCGCGGTACGTTACCGCCGGTGACCGCAGATACGAATTCAAAGCCGCTGCCTGCCTCGCCCGGTTCGATCGCATAATCGATTTTAGCGTATTGACCGGAACCGCCGGATTGCTTCTTGTGCGTGTAGCTGTCTTCGATGCGGCGGGTGATCGTTTCGCGGTAAGCCACCTGCGGCTTGCCGACGACGACGTCAACGCCGTGGGTCCGTTTCAGAATGTCGACTTTGATGTCGAGGTGCAACTCGCCCATCCCTTTCAGAATGGTTTCGCCGCTTTCTTCGTCGGTCATCACATGGAAGGACGGATCTTCCTGGACCATCTTGCCCAGCGCGATGCCCATTTTTTCGTTGGAGCCTTTATCTTTTGGGGTCACCGAAACCGAGATGACGGGATCAGGGAAAACCATCGGTTCAAGCGTGGCCGGCTTGTCGGGATCGCACAAGGTATGTCCGGTTTGCACGTTTTTCAGGCCGATCAGTGCGACGATATCGCCTGCTTGAGCGGTTTCGATTTCGGAGCGGTTGTCGGCGTGCATTTCCACCATACGGCCAACTCTTTCGTTTTTGCCGGTGTAGGTATTCAGCAGGGTGTCGCCTTTCTTCAGCGTGCCCGAATAAATACGGATGAAGTTCAGCGCGCCAAAACGGTCGTCCATGATCTTGAATACCAAAGCGCGCAGCGGGCGCTTCGGATCGACGATCGCAAAATCGCCCGTCGGATTGCCTTCGAGATCGGTTTCAGGTTGTGGCTTGACTTCTGTCGGATTCGGTAAATAGTCGACAACCGCGTCCAGTACCAATTGCACGCCCTTGTTTTTGAAAGACGAACCGCAATAAGTCGGGAAAAACGCCATGCTGATGGTGCCTTTGCGGATGCAGCGTTTGATGGTATCCATATCGGGCATTTCGCCTTCCAGATATTTTTCCATCGCGTCGTCGTCCTGCTCGACTGCGGTTTCGATCAGCTTTTCGCGCCATTCTTCGACTTTGTCCGCCATGTCGGCAGGAACGTCTTCGATGCGGTAGTTCATCGGATCTCCGGAATCGTCCCAGATCCATGCCTTACGGGTCAACAGATCGACCACGCCCGAGAATTGATCTTCAACGCCGATCGGCAAGGTCATGACCAGAGGGACTGCGCCCAGTACGTCTTCGACCTGCTTGACCACGCGGAAGAAATCGGCGCCGATACGGTCCAGTTTGTTTACATAGATGACTCGTGCAACCTTAGAGTCATTGGCATAACGCCAGTTGGTTTCCGATTGCGGTTCAACACCGCCGGAACCGCAGAACACGCCGATACCGCCGTCGAGAACTTTCAGCGAGCGATAAACTTCGATCGTAAAGTCAACGTGGCCTGGGGTGTCGATGATGTTGAAGCGGTGGTCTTTCCAGAAACAGGTCGTCGCAGCGGACTGAATGGTGATTCCGCGTTCGGCTTCTTGCGTCATGAAGTCCATGGTGGACTCGCCTTCATGTACCTCGCCCAGCTTGTGAATCTTGCCGGTGAGTTTCAGGATACGCTCGGTCGTGGTGGTTTTACCGGCATCCACGTGCGCGAATATGCCGATGTTTCTGTAAAGGCTTATGTCAGTCATGTTGTTACTCTAAATGTTGGGCATAAAAATCTTTTTGCATTAACCGTCCGCGCGCATTCTCTCAAGCAAATTCGACCGGAGGATTGAACGGTGCAAGGCGTGACCTGCTGCCTGATGCCGAAGACCGCAGTCATGGTAACCAAGGGTTTGGACGGAACGCATCGAAGCCTGGCGGTTGGGGCAACGTCGAGCGAAGGCCTTAACCTAAGGTTAGTGCCGAGCACTCGCCCAGTTTCGATAGCCGACTATTTTAACCTAAAACTTTTAAAAAAATATATAAAAACATCAAATACGTACCGCCCGGCCTTCCGGTCTTGGCGATTTTTTAGCTCTGGACGGCGGCGGGGCGCTTCAGAGCGGCGCATTTGCATTATTTCCGGATGTACGCAATAGTACCCCCAAAATGCCAGGGTGACGCATACGGCGGCGCCATTCCTGAAGGCCCTGCGATAAAAGCGACTGCGCTCCGGTTGTTGGGTGTTAAAATACGGTCATGATCGGACCTTCTTTGCCCTGAGCCCATCAAGACGATGCGCGGCTCGGCATCAAAACAATACATTCTAATTAAAGCATGAGGATACTATGCGGAATCTGAGGTTTATACCCGCGTTGATTGGAGCGATCTTGGGAATCGCGGTCATCATTGCCGCCTTTTATTTCATTTTCCTTGATCTGTTCGTTGACCTGTGGTGGTTTCAATCGCTGAAACAGGAACCGTATTTTTGGCTCAGGCTGCTGTACCGGTTTTTCCTGTCCGGTGGCGTGACTCTGGCTTTTTTCCTGATTTTCTTTTTTCATTTCTGGATCGCTTCGCGTTACCTGGGGCTGAATCCGCCGGATGAAGTCCTGGCCGATCTGGATAAGCGCCGGCGTTTCCAGCGTTTCGCCGATGTGTTCATGGGCGATTCGGTCATGGTTTATACGCCGATCTCGCTGATTCTGGCCGTGCTCATCGCGATGCCGTTCTATCAGCAATGGGATGCTGCATTATTATATTTTTTCGGTCAGTCCTCGGGCGTCGCCGATACGGTTTACGGCAACGATGTCAGCTTTTACATGCTGTCGTATCCGATTTACCTGCTGATCCAGAAAGAATTATTGTCCGCAGCGATCATCATTTTTGCCTCGGTCGGCACTTTATATTGGCTTGAGCATGTTTTCATTCCGAATCAAAACAAGGAATACCACATCGGCGCGAAGATTCATCTGACCGTCTTGCTCGGCTTCGTCGTGCTGTTCGTGGTCTGGGGCTTCATGCTGGATCGCTTTTCGCTGCTTTATTCGCACAATCATGCGCCGGTATTTTACGGGCCGGGATTCGTCGAAATTTTTTACCGCTTGCCGTTGATCTGGATCGGCATCATCACGTTCCTGGCTGTCGCGGTGACCGCCTGTCTGTTCATCTTCTCGAAGGAACACCGGATCAAGGCCCCGTTTTTGATTTCTTCCGCAGCGTTTCTGTGCGTATGGTATTTGCCGAATGTCGATTCCATTCCTGAAGGCATGCAGAGATACATCGTCAATCCGAATCCGGTCAAGGCCGAAAAGCCGTTCATGCAGTTCAACATCGATGCGACGCTGAATGCCTACGACCTGAAAAATATCCGCGTCATCGATCAGGACATCAACGTGAATGCGGCCGAGGACATCACGACCTGGAGTGCGCAGAAGCGCTTCGAAAACATTCCGGTCTGGGACCGGGAGTTTCTGATCGACAGCTATCAGCAATTGCAGGTGATCCGGCCTTATTATCAGTTCTTGTCGGTCGATGAGGATAGATATTTCCTGCTGGACCATATCCGGCAGGTCAATCTGGCTCCACGGGAAGTTAATATCAGCAAGCTTCCCGAATCGGCGCAAAACTGGGAAAACACACACTTGCGTTATACGCACGGTACCGGCGCGGTCGTCTCGCCGGCTGCGCAAGACGCGGACATGCCGCTGGTTTTTTATCTGCGCGATTTGAATATGTCTTCGCAGGTTGGGCTCAGCACGAAAAACCCTGAGATCTATTACGGCGAAGGCAAGTATGACTACGCCATCGTGCCCAACAAGCTAAAGGTTAAAGGGCTTGAAGTCGGTAAAGGGCCTGAAGTCGGCGATCAAAACGTCGATGAAAAAGAATATACTGGCCAAAGCGGCATTCCGATACGATCTCTGTTCCGCAAGGCCTTGTTGGCTTTATATTTCAAGGATGAAAGAATATTCTTTTCCTTGGGGATATCCACCGAAGACAGTAAAGCGATGATTCGCCGGAACATTATCGAGCGTATCAACGCGATCACACCCTTTTTGCAGTTGGACAAGGATCCTTATCTGGTGATGACCAAGGACCGCTTCTACTGGATACAGGATGCCTATACCATATCGAAGTGGTATCCGGCCTCGAAACCGGCCGCGGATGATTATCTGGAAGGTGATCAACCGTTCAACTATATCCGCAACTCAGTCAAGATCGTCGTCGATGCGTTTGACGGTACGGTCGATTATTACATTGCCGATCCTTCGGATGTCATCATCAATGCCTATGCGCGCGCGTATCCGAGTCTGTTCAAAAACATGGAGGAAATGCCGGTCGAGTTGCAAAAGCATTTGCGCTACCCGCGCGACCTTTTTTACATGCAGATGAAGGTGTATGCGAAATATCATCAAACCATTCCCGAACTGTTTTATGAGCAGGCCGAAACTTGGCAGTTCGCGAATGTGCGCAATCAGGAGGTCAGGCCGTACTACCAGACGATGGATTTCGGCAACTGTAAGGATATGGAAGAATTCGTGATGATCAATCCGATGACGCCGGTGAGCCGGGACAATCTGAGCATGATCGGCGTTGCGAGTATTCTGGATAAGGAGACTTGCGGATTTAACTACAAACCCGGTATTACGATCTATAAGTTCCGCAAGGAAGTGCAGGTGAACGGCCCGGCGCAGGTCGAAGCCCTGATCAATCAGGACCCCGAAATTTCCGCGCAATTCACCTTGTGGGATCAGTCCGGTTCGGAGGTCAAACTGGGGCGCATGGTGATTCTGCCGATGGGCAAAACCGTGCTCTATGTGCAGCCGGTTTATCTGGTCTCGACCAAGGTCAAAATACCGGAATTACGCCGGGTGATCGTGTCGATGGGCAATGAAGTCGTGATGGATAAAACCTTGTGGGCCGCATTCGATCGCCTGAAACAGCGGTTTTTGAAAGCGGCCTCGGAAACCGGCGGGACGGGAACCGCGAAGGAAGTCGTCACTCCTCAATAATCAGCAGGGCGGGCAACACGGGTTGTTGCCCGCCTTTTTTTGCGGGAATCGAGATCCGCTTAGCGTCGCATCAGCGCGCAAAGCTGGTCTTCCAGTTCAAAGCGCTTGGCCAGGGCTTCGCCGAGTGCCGATAAGTCGTCCGCCAGGGTCGTCAAGGCGCCGGCGTCTTGAGTCTGCTCGTATTTGTCATTGAAAGCGACCGACAGATCGGTCACCTCGGAGAATTCCGGATAAATGTCGGTCGCAAAGTTCATGATGCTTGCGCGGCGCTCGGTGCCGGCCAATATGCGTTCGTACAATCCGAAATGCCCTAGCGACACATAGTCGACCAGGACTTCCGCAAACCGGGCCAGTTTGGTCTTGACCCGCTCTGTGTCGGTAAACGGTTTCAGATCGCCTATCCGGCAATATAAGGCCCACAAATCCTTCCTTTCATTTTGCAATTCAGCGATCAGTTGAGCGCTGCGTTGCCTTCTTTCCGGTCTCACCGTCTCTGCCGTCGTCATGATGGTTCTCCCCCGAGAGTGGTTAAATTTTATTATTTTGATTTATTATGCCGGCCGCTGCGGTCCGCAGCGGCCGTCGCCAAGCCGTTGAAGGTTAGGGCTGCAATTTCTCTTTCAGCATCCGGTTGACTTCCTCGGGATTGGCCTTGCCCTGCATCGCCTTCATCACCTGGCCGACAAAAAAGCCGAACACCTTGTCCTTGCCGCTCCGGTATTGTTCGACCTGGCCCTGATTGTCGGCGATGATCTTGTCGATGATGGCCTCGATCGCGCCGGTGTCGGTGATTTGTTTCAGGCCTTGGGTGTCGATGATCTCGTCCGCGCCGGCTTCATTTTGCCACATTTCCTCGAAAACCTGCTTCGCAATCTTGCCGGAGATCGTGTTATCGGCAATCCGTTGCAAAAGTCCCGCCAACCGTTGATAACCCACCGGCGAGTCGCTAATTTCCAGACTCGACTTATTCAAGGCGGCCGCCAATTCGCCGGTCACCCAGTTCGCGCAGAGCCGCGCCTCGCAGCCTGAAGCTTGCAGCAGCGCCTCGAAATAATCGGCCATCTCGCGCGATGAGGTCAGAATCGCCGTGCTTTCGTCGTCGAGCCCGAACTGGTCCTTGAAGCGCTGCTTCTTGGCCTCCGGCAATTCCGGCATCGTCGCCTGCACCTCGGCTTTAAATTCTTCCGAAATAGACACCGGCAGCAGATCGGGGTCGGGGAAATAGCGGTAATCGTTCGCCTCTTCCTTGCTGCGCATCGAACGGGTCACATCCTTCACCGCATCGTACAGCCGCGTTTCCTGCACCACCTTGCCGCCGGCTTCGATCAGATCGATCTGCCGTTCGACTTCGTAATTGATCGCTTTCTCGACGAACTTAAACGAATTGATGTTTTTCAGTTCGGCGCGGGTGCCGAACTCTTTCTGGCCTTTCGGCCGCACCGACACGTTCGCGTCGCAGCGGAACGAGCCTTCCTGCATGTTGCCGTCGCAAATGCCGAGATAGCGCACCAGTTCGTGCAGCTTGCGCATGTAGGCGACCGCTTCTTTCGCCGAACGCATGTCCGGCTCGGAGACGATTTCGAGCAGCGGCGTGCCGGCGCGGTTCAGGTCGATGCCGGTCAGCCCGTGAAAGTCTTCATGCAGCGATTTGCCGGCGTCTTCTTCGAGGTGCGCGCGGGTGATGCCGATGCGTTTGGTCTCGCCGTCGACTTCGATATCCAGATGGCCGTTGCCGACGATCGGCAGCTCGAACTGGCTGATCTGATAGCCTTTCGGCAGATCGGGGTAGAAATAGTTTTTGCGTGCGAACACCGAATAAGGCGCGATCTCGGCCTCGATCGCGAGGCCGAATTTGACTGCCATACGCACCGCATCCTGATTCAAGACCGGCAGTACGCCCGGCAGGCCGAGATCGACCGCGCAGGCCTGGGTGTTCGGTTCAGCGCCATACGCGGTCGCGGCGCCGGAAAAGATTTTCGATTTTGTGGCAAGCTGGGTATGAATTTCCAGGCCGATGACGGTTTCCCATTCCATAGCAAGTCTCCTATTGAAATCCGGGCGGGGTGAGTTGATGCCAGTTGGTGGCCTGTTGATAGCGATGCGCGACGGCCAAGAGGCGGTCTTCGGCGAAATAATCGCCGATGATTTGCAGGCCGACCGGCTTGCCGGACGCGAGCCCCGCCGGGATCGACATCGCCGGCAGCCCCGCCAGGTTGACCGCGATCGTGTAAATATCGGACAGATACATCTCGATCGGATTGCCGAGCTTTTCGCCGATGCCGAACGCGACCGACGGCGCGACCGGTCCCATCAACACATCGACCCCCGCCAAGGCTTTTTTGAAGTCTTCGCTGATCAGGCGGCGGATTTTTTGCGCCTTGATGTAATAGGCGTCGTAATAACCGGCCGACAGCGCGTAGGTGCCCATCAATATCCGCCGCTTGACCTCGCGGCCGAAGGCTTCGCCGCGCGAACGGGTATAAAGATCGGTCAGGTCGGCGGGACTTGCGCAGCGGTAGCCGAAACGCACGCCGTCGAAGCGCGACAGGTTCGCCGAGCATTCGGCCGGCGCGATCACGTAATACGCCGGGATCGCAAGCTTCAGATTCGGCATCGAGACCTCGACGATTTCGGCTCCCAGCTTGCGGTATTCGTCAATCGCCGCTTCGATCACCGAAGCGACATCGGAAGACAAACCTTCGCCGAAAAACTCCTTCGGCAGGCCGATCTTCAGGCCGTCGAGGGGGTGGTTCAAAGCGGCCCGGTAATCCGGAACCGGCCGCTCGGCGCTTGTCGAATCGCGGCCGTCGAAGCCGGCCATCGCCTGCAACAGGATCGCCGCATCCTCGGCCGTTCGCGTCATCGGACCGCCCTGGTCCAGGCTGGAGGCATAGGCGATCATGCCGTAGCGCGAGACGCGGCCGTAGGTCGGCTTAAGCCCGGTGATACCGCAAAAAGACGCCGGCTGGCGGATCGAGCCGCCGGTATCGGTGCCGGTCACGCCGGCCGCGAGCCTTGCCGCGACCGCCGCGGCCGAACCGCCGGACGAGCCGCCCGGCACCGCGTTTAAATCCCAAGGATTTTTGACCGGGCCGTAATAGCTGGTCTCGTTCGACGAGCCCATCGCAAATTCGTCCATGTTCAATTTGCCGAGCATCACCGAGCCTGCCTGCTGCAAGTTCGTGACGACCGTCGCATTATACGGCGCGATGAAGTTGTCGAGCATCTTCGAGCCGCAGCTGG
This window harbors:
- a CDS encoding UPF0182 family protein; amino-acid sequence: MRNLRFIPALIGAILGIAVIIAAFYFIFLDLFVDLWWFQSLKQEPYFWLRLLYRFFLSGGVTLAFFLIFFFHFWIASRYLGLNPPDEVLADLDKRRRFQRFADVFMGDSVMVYTPISLILAVLIAMPFYQQWDAALLYFFGQSSGVADTVYGNDVSFYMLSYPIYLLIQKELLSAAIIIFASVGTLYWLEHVFIPNQNKEYHIGAKIHLTVLLGFVVLFVVWGFMLDRFSLLYSHNHAPVFYGPGFVEIFYRLPLIWIGIITFLAVAVTACLFIFSKEHRIKAPFLISSAAFLCVWYLPNVDSIPEGMQRYIVNPNPVKAEKPFMQFNIDATLNAYDLKNIRVIDQDINVNAAEDITTWSAQKRFENIPVWDREFLIDSYQQLQVIRPYYQFLSVDEDRYFLLDHIRQVNLAPREVNISKLPESAQNWENTHLRYTHGTGAVVSPAAQDADMPLVFYLRDLNMSSQVGLSTKNPEIYYGEGKYDYAIVPNKLKVKGLEVGKGPEVGDQNVDEKEYTGQSGIPIRSLFRKALLALYFKDERIFFSLGISTEDSKAMIRRNIIERINAITPFLQLDKDPYLVMTKDRFYWIQDAYTISKWYPASKPAADDYLEGDQPFNYIRNSVKIVVDAFDGTVDYYIADPSDVIINAYARAYPSLFKNMEEMPVELQKHLRYPRDLFYMQMKVYAKYHQTIPELFYEQAETWQFANVRNQEVRPYYQTMDFGNCKDMEEFVMINPMTPVSRDNLSMIGVASILDKETCGFNYKPGITIYKFRKEVQVNGPAQVEALINQDPEISAQFTLWDQSGSEVKLGRMVILPMGKTVLYVQPVYLVSTKVKIPELRRVIVSMGNEVVMDKTLWAAFDRLKQRFLKAASETGGTGTAKEVVTPQ
- the fusA gene encoding elongation factor G; protein product: MTDISLYRNIGIFAHVDAGKTTTTERILKLTGKIHKLGEVHEGESTMDFMTQEAERGITIQSAATTCFWKDHRFNIIDTPGHVDFTIEVYRSLKVLDGGIGVFCGSGGVEPQSETNWRYANDSKVARVIYVNKLDRIGADFFRVVKQVEDVLGAVPLVMTLPIGVEDQFSGVVDLLTRKAWIWDDSGDPMNYRIEDVPADMADKVEEWREKLIETAVEQDDDAMEKYLEGEMPDMDTIKRCIRKGTISMAFFPTYCGSSFKNKGVQLVLDAVVDYLPNPTEVKPQPETDLEGNPTGDFAIVDPKRPLRALVFKIMDDRFGALNFIRIYSGTLKKGDTLLNTYTGKNERVGRMVEMHADNRSEIETAQAGDIVALIGLKNVQTGHTLCDPDKPATLEPMVFPDPVISVSVTPKDKGSNEKMGIALGKMVQEDPSFHVMTDEESGETILKGMGELHLDIKVDILKRTHGVDVVVGKPQVAYRETITRRIEDSYTHKKQSGGSGQYAKIDYAIEPGEAGSGFEFVSAVTGGNVPREYWPAVEKGFKSMLGQGVLAGYPCLDFKVTLLDGGFHAVDSSSIAFEIAAKAAFRQSIPKAAPQLIEPIMKVDAFTPEDHVGDVIGDLNRRRGMIKSQDPGVTGVRIKADVPLSEMFGYIGDLRTMTSGRGQFSMEFSHYLPCPKNVADEVIKEALERKKAK
- the gatB gene encoding Asp-tRNA(Asn)/Glu-tRNA(Gln) amidotransferase subunit GatB produces the protein MEWETVIGLEIHTQLATKSKIFSGAATAYGAEPNTQACAVDLGLPGVLPVLNQDAVRMAVKFGLAIEAEIAPYSVFARKNYFYPDLPKGYQISQFELPIVGNGHLDIEVDGETKRIGITRAHLEEDAGKSLHEDFHGLTGIDLNRAGTPLLEIVSEPDMRSAKEAVAYMRKLHELVRYLGICDGNMQEGSFRCDANVSVRPKGQKEFGTRAELKNINSFKFVEKAINYEVERQIDLIEAGGKVVQETRLYDAVKDVTRSMRSKEEANDYRYFPDPDLLPVSISEEFKAEVQATMPELPEAKKQRFKDQFGLDDESTAILTSSREMADYFEALLQASGCEARLCANWVTGELAAALNKSSLEISDSPVGYQRLAGLLQRIADNTISGKIAKQVFEEMWQNEAGADEIIDTQGLKQITDTGAIEAIIDKIIADNQGQVEQYRSGKDKVFGFFVGQVMKAMQGKANPEEVNRMLKEKLQP
- a CDS encoding Rsd/AlgQ family anti-sigma factor, which gives rise to MTTAETVRPERRQRSAQLIAELQNERKDLWALYCRIGDLKPFTDTERVKTKLARFAEVLVDYVSLGHFGLYERILAGTERRASIMNFATDIYPEFSEVTDLSVAFNDKYEQTQDAGALTTLADDLSALGEALAKRFELEDQLCALMRR
- the gatA gene encoding Asp-tRNA(Asn)/Glu-tRNA(Gln) amidotransferase subunit GatA, with the translated sequence MYNKTLAEQAEGLRNRQFSSRELTEAYLTRIKQHPELNAFITVTEDLALRQADAADARLAQGDAGVLTGIPIAHKDIFCTDGVKTSCGSKMLDNFIAPYNATVVTNLQQAGSVMLGKLNMDEFAMGSSNETSYYGPVKNPWDLNAVPGGSSGGSAAAVAARLAAGVTGTDTGGSIRQPASFCGITGLKPTYGRVSRYGMIAYASSLDQGGPMTRTAEDAAILLQAMAGFDGRDSTSAERPVPDYRAALNHPLDGLKIGLPKEFFGEGLSSDVASVIEAAIDEYRKLGAEIVEVSMPNLKLAIPAYYVIAPAECSANLSRFDGVRFGYRCASPADLTDLYTRSRGEAFGREVKRRILMGTYALSAGYYDAYYIKAQKIRRLISEDFKKALAGVDVLMGPVAPSVAFGIGEKLGNPIEMYLSDIYTIAVNLAGLPAMSIPAGLASGKPVGLQIIGDYFAEDRLLAVAHRYQQATNWHQLTPPGFQ